A window from Scheffersomyces stipitis CBS 6054 chromosome 7, complete sequence encodes these proteins:
- a CDS encoding predicted protein, with protein MYPFQFVALPDKEALLRAYKNKKLNELPTPSVVIDRAVFQENCEKMLANAERLKVDFRPHIKTHKTLEGARLQLGSGRRKSDKIIVSTMMEAWNLLPLVNEGLSVTDFLYSLPVVKPRVAELAEFATKIPHLRLLIDHREQLDILSEWSEAHPHSKRWSVFIKIDMGTHRAGLTNESHNLGETLQHILTDATSRKNIELYGFYCHAGHSYSSTTEDSAKELLLEEIVQANHAAIAAKSIDPSLHLRLSVGATPTSHASEILTIEELESALGPNSLQGTLELHAGNYCCCDLQQLATGCIREENISLSVIAHVISTYPKRGEKTPGEQLINAGVVALSRESGPIIGYGKVIEPAEYNNWIVGRLSQEHGILVPFDEHHATKFIPIGTQIRIVPQHSCITAASNPWFFIVDSGDVVVDVWVPFRGW; from the coding sequence ATGTATCcctttcaatttgttgCCCTTCCAGACAAGGAAGCTCTACTAAGGGcatacaaaaataaaaagcTTAATGAATTGCCCACTCCATCTGTTGTTATCGACCGAGCTGTCTTCCAAGAGAATTGCGAAAAGATGCTTGCCAACGCCGAAAGATTAAAAGTAGATTTTAGACCGCATATTAAGACCCACAAAACACTTGAAGGAGCGAGACTACAATTGGGTTCAGGTAGAAGGAAGTCAGATAAGATTATTGTTTCAACTATGATGGAGGCTTGGAACTTGCTTCCCCTTGTCAATGAAGGCTTATCCGTAACAGATTTTCTCTATAGCCTACCAGTAGTAAAACCCAGGGTGGCCGAATTGGCCGAATTTGCTACTAAGATACCACACTTGAGGTTATTAATTGATCATAGGGAACAATTAGATATCTTATCTGAGTGGAGTGAAGCTCATCCTCATTCTAAAAGATGGTCGGTATTCATCAAGATTGACATGGGTACCCATAGAGCAGGATTAACGAATGAAAGCCATAATCTTGGTGAAACACTTCAGCATATCCTTACGGATGCCACATCAAGGAAAAATATTGAGTTGTATGGATTCTACTGCCATGCTGGTCATTCttattcttcaacaacagagGATTCAGCAAAGGAACTATTgcttgaagagattgtcCAAGCAAACCATGCTGCAATCGCTGCCAAAAGTATTGACCCAAGTTTACATTTGAGGCTCTCAGTTGGTGCTACACCAACTTCTCATGCTTCGGAAATACTTACAatcgaagaattggaatcAGCGTTGGGTCCCAATAGTTTGCAGGGTACATTAGAATTACATGCGGGAAACTATTGTTGCTGCGATTTACAACAGCTTGCAACAGGCTGCAtaagagaagaaaacattTCACTTTCGGTTATTGCCCATGTTATATCTACGTATCCAAAGAGAGGTGAGAAGACTCCGGGTGAACAGTTAATAAATGCTGGAGTGGTAGCTTTATCTCGTGAGTCGGGGCCAATCATTGGATATGGAAAGGTGATTGAACCTGCCGAGTACAACAATTGGATAGTCGGAAGATTAAGCCAAGAGCACGGTATCCTCGTACCCTTTGATGAACATCATGCTACAAAGTTCATTCCAATTGGAACTCAAATCAGGATTGTTCCACAGCACTCTTGTATTACAGCAGCTTCTAATCCTTGGTTCTTCATAGTCGATTCGGGCGACGTAGTTGTGGATGTTTGGGTTCCATTTAGAGGATGGTAA
- the DPOD gene encoding DNA polymerase delta catalytic subunit (DNA polymerase III) (go_function nucleotide binding; DNA binding; DNA-directed DNA polymerase activity; 3'-5' exonuclease activity~go_process DNA replication), giving the protein MSQPKRPYNEFHQEQAHSLPLTTSQQQLLKKVRRPNGGEEPSEFERELLDMTQSAKEIEHEEDQKWGRPPLPETFDPTIDDVSFQQLDAEEFQIGDYTIARYFGITEEGHSVLCNVTGFVHYFYVPVPKGFYKDQHLDQFSSYLRANYEGVENIELALKESIWGYNKSVKTPFFKFFINNTKNITKLRSAFERGEIRFENLFPPQNVSYDNINYLLRLMIDCKVTGMSWVTLPKGKFSLVHSNDKVSTCQIECSINYKDLISHPSEGEWLKMAPLRILSFDIECAGRKGIFPEAEHDPVIQIANVVSKHGESRPFVRNVFTVNTCSPIIGSQIFEHEKEEDMLMNWKDFVVSVDADVIIGYNTANFDIPYLLDRAKALGLRNFPFFSRLKNSKQEAKDSVFSSRAYGTRENKVVNIDGRMQLDLLQFIQREYKLRSYTLNSVSAHFLGEQKEDVQHSIITDLQNGTSETRRRLAVYCLKDAYLPLRLLDKLMCLVNYTEMARVTGVPFSYLLARGQQIKVISQLFRKCLEEDIVIPNMKSEGTNEEYEGATVIEPSRGYYDVPIATLDFSSLYPSIMMAHNLCYTTLLNIQTIKAFNLTEDDYTRTPNGDYFVKDHKKQGILPTILNELLTARKKAKADLKKETDPFKRDVLNGRQLALKISANSVYGFTGATIGKLPCLAISSSVTAFGREMIEKTKNEVQEFYSKKNGYPYDAQVIYGDTDSVMVKFGYQDLETCMKLGEEAANYVSTKFKKPIKLEFEKVYFPYLLINKKRYAGLYWTRPDKFDKMDTKGIETVRRDNCRLVQNVITKVLEFILEDRDVEKAQRFVKQTIADLLQNRVDLSQLVITKAYAKHDYAAKQAHVELAERMKKRDAGSAPTLGDRVAYVIIKGSGSDKNYEKSEDPLYVLENSLPIDVKYYLDNQLTKPLERIFNPILGDAKTKELLAGSHTRTIKMSAPKTGALMRFAKKSEVCVNCKTPLRSDNHGALCPNCIREGKGPTLYGNALSQMNYLENKFSRLWTECQRCQGSLHQEVLCSNNDCPIFYMRKKAQKDVHQQSMELVKWENTVW; this is encoded by the exons ATGTCACAACCGAAAAGGCCGTATAATGAATTTCATCAAGAGCAGGCACATTCACTACCC CTCACTACGTCCCAACAGCAATTACTAAAGAAGGTAAGGCGTCCAAATGGTGGGGAAGAACCTTCGGAGTTCGAAAGAGAGTTATTGGATATGACACAATCAGCGAAAGAGATCGAACACGAAGAGGATCAGAAATGGGGAAGGCCTCCTTTGCCTGAAACATTTGACCCAACTATTGATGATGTTTCGTTTCAGCAATTGGATGCAgaagaatttcaaataGGAGATTACACTATAGCTAGATATTTTGGCATCACGGAAGAGGGCCATTCAGTGTTGTGCAACGTTACTGGATTTGTTCACTATTTCTATGTCCCCGTTCCAAAAGGATTTTATAAAGACCAACACCTCGATCAATTTTCTAGCTACCTCAGAGCAAACTACGAAGGAGTTGAAAACATAGAATTAGCCTTGAAAGAGTCAATTTGGGGCTACAATAAAAGTGTTAAGACTcctttcttcaaattttttATTAACAACACCAAAAATATTACCAAGTTGAGGTCAGCTTTTGAGAGAGGCGAAATTAGATTTGAAAACCTCTTCCCTCCTCAAAATGTTTCGTACGATAACATTAACTACCTTTTGAGACTAATGATCGACTGTAAGGTGACTGGTATGTCCTGGGTTACATTACCAAAAGGTAAATTTTCGTTGGTACACAGCAACGACAAGGTTTCCACCTGTCAAATCGAATGCTCGATCAATTACAAGGACTTGATTTCACACCCTTCAGAAGGGGAGTGGTTGAAAATGGCTCCACTTAGAATCCTTTCATTTGATATTGAGTGCGCAGGTAGAAAAGGTATTTTTCCGGAAGCTGAACATGATCCTGTTATCCAGATTGCAAACGTTGTTCTGAAACATGGTGAATCTAGACCATTTGTAAGAAATGTTTTCACCGTGAATACCTGTTCTCCTATAATCGGTTCCCAAATCTTTGAACacgagaaagaagaagacatgctaatgaattggaaagaTTTTGTTGTACTGGTCGATGCTGATGTCATTATTGGTTATAATACCGCCAATTTCGATATTCCATATCTCTTGGATAGGGCAAAAGCGCTAGGCTTGAGAAACTTTCCTTTCTTTAGCaggttgaaaaatctgaagCAGGAGGCTAAAGATTCCGTCTTCAGTTCTCGAGCATACGGTACAAGAGAGAACAAAGTTGTTAATATCGATGGAAGAATGCAATTGGATTTATTGCAATTCATTCAGCGTGAATACAAATTGAGATCGTACACCTTaaattctgtttctgcACATTTCCTTGGCGAGCAGAAAGAGGATGTTCAACACTCGATTATTACCGACCTTCAGAATGGTACCAGTGAAACAAGAAGGCGTTTGGCTGTTTATTGTTTGAAGGATGCTTACTTGCCTTTAAGGTTGttagacaagttgatgtgTCTTGTCAACTATACCGAAATGGCTAGAGTTACAGGAGTACCCTTTTCCTATTTGCTTGCAAGAGGCCAGCAGATTAAAGTCATATCTCAACTTTTTAGGAAGTGCTTGGAGGAAGACATCGTCATCCCTAATATGAAAAGTGAAGGAACCAATGAAGAATACGAAGGCGCAACAGTTATCGAGCCCAGTAGGGGCTACTATGACGTTCCCATAGCTACTCTTGATTTCAGTTCGTTGTATCCTTCTATAATGATGGCACACAATTTGTGCTACACTACCTTATTGAACATTCAAACTATCAAAGCATTTAATTTAACCGAAGATGACTATACACGAACTCCAAACGGAGATTACTTCGTCAAGGATCATAAGAAACAGGGTATTTTGCCAACTATTTTAAATGAATTGTTAACTGCCAGAAAGAAAGCGAAGGCTGAtctcaagaaagaaaccgACCCATTTAAAAGAGATGTACTCAATGGTAGACAATTGGCTCTTAAAATTTCAGCCAATTCTGTCTACGGTTTTACGGGCGCAACTATAGGTAAATTACCTTGTTTAgcgatttcttcttcagtcACAGCCTTTGGAAGAGAAATGAtagagaaaacaaaaaatgAAGTTCAGGAATTttattccaagaagaatggtTACCCATATGATGCGCAAGTCATTTACGGTGATACCGATTCTGTTATGGTGAAATTTGGTTACCAGGATTTAGAAACATGCATGAAGTTGGGTGAAGAAGCCGCTAACTACGTTTCTACTAAATTCAAGAAGCCCATCAAATTGGAATTCGAGAAGGTCTACTTTCCTTATTTGTTGATtaacaagaagagataCGCTGGTTTATATTGGACGCGCCCTGATAAATTTGATAAGATGGATACCAAAGGTATAGAAACAGTCAGAAGAGATAATTGCagacttgttcaaaatgTTATCACTAAGGTATTAGAATTCATTTTAGAAGACAGAGACGTGGAGAAAGCCCAACGTTTTGTTAAACAAACTATTGCCGACTTATTGCAGAATAGAGTAGATTTGTCTCAATTGGTTATTACCAAAGCATATGCCAAACATGACTATGCTGCAAAACAGGCACATGTTGAATTAGcagaaagaatgaagaagagagatGCAGGTTCAGCACCAACTCTTGGTGATAGAGTTGCATATGTTATTATTAAGGGCTCAGGAAGCGACAAAAACTACgaaaaatctgaagatCCATTATACGTTTTGGAGAATTCGTTACCGATTGATGTGAAGTACTACTTGGACAATCAGTTAACCAAGCCTCTTGAGAGAatttttaatccaattTTAGGGGATGCTAAGACTAAAGAATTATTAGCGGGATCTCACACCAGAACGATTAAGATGTCTGCTCCGAAAACTGGTGCATTGATGAGATTTGCAAAAAAGTCGGAGGTCTGCGTCAATTGCAAAACACCTCTCAGATCAGACAACCATGGCGCATTATGCCCAAACTGTATAAGAGAAGGAAAGGGTCCAACTTTGTACGGAAATGCGTTGTCCCAAATGAACTATTTGGAGAACAAATTTTCCAGATTGTGGACTGAATGTCAAAGGTGTCAAGGGTCCTTGCACCAAGAAGTTTTGTGTTCGAACAATGATTGTCCGATCTTTTACATGAGAAAGAAAGCTCAAAAAGATGTTCATCAACAGTCAATGGAACTTGTGAAGTGGGAGAATACAGTTTGGTGA
- a CDS encoding predicted protein — MPHEIYSYTLEQLDELEGSKITLPEFNTEIAWKIGSYAREQSLVKFPNKAIVIDIQLASGQVLFHTSTGAGATVDNDKWVERKVNVVNRFGKSSFFVGQKLRIKKKPIEEAFLISSLEFATHGGCVPIRIKNLDSVVGTLTISGLAQEEDHLFALQVLENFA, encoded by the coding sequence ATGCCACACGAAATCTACAGTTACACTTTAGAACAACTTGACGAATTAGAAGGTAGCAAGATTACTTTGCCTGAGTTTAATACCGAAATAGCTTGGAAAATTGGAAGCTATGCTAGGGAACAATCTCTTGTAAAGTTCCCCAACAAAGCAATCGTAATCGATATTCAATTAGCGTCTGGACAAGTATTATTTCACACTTCAACAGGTGCCGGAGCTACCGTCGATAACGACAAATGGGTGGAGAGAAAGGTTAACGTGGTTAACAGGTTTGGAAAGTCCAGTTTCTTCGTTGGTCAAAAGCtcagaatcaagaagaagcctATCGAGGAGGcatttttgatttcctCACTTGAATTTGCAACTCACGGTGGTTGTGTTCCCATTAGAATAAAAAATCTTGACAGTGTAGTTGGTACCTTGACAATTAGTGGCTTGGCTCAAGAAGAGGACCATTTATTTGCTTTGCAAGTATTAGAAAATTTTGCTTAG